Genomic segment of Colletotrichum destructivum chromosome 5, complete sequence:
CGATACCTGCCCTCGATTCTACATCAGTAGCTTACTTCTCTCGCATCTTGGTCCGCTCCCGTCGCCATTGACAGTCGTATTCTCTTCCCGCCAAGATCGACAATGATCCAGCATCGCATACCATCCTCAGCCTTCTCCCACGGCTCCCGCGCCAGCTCCAGATACTGCGGCGACTTCTCCTTCAATCCGCAACCGGATTATTACCTAGCCCCAAGATCAGAACCAGAAATGTCTTACTTATATGCGCCCCCACATGGCAGCCCGTTCacgatgcagcagcagcagcagcagcagcagcagctgtcatcgccgccgccacaacaacagcaacagcaacagcaacaacagcgccagcagcaacagcaacaacaacagcgacaacaacagcgacAGCAAATACAATCGCAGCAACAATCTCAACAGCAGTATGTGTTTTATCCCCATGCGGGAATATCTTCTTTTCGCTATATGCAGTATACTGACAAAGCAACGCAGTTTTCAAACACCTCGCAGTGGCATTAGTTTGGCCGTCACCCAGGGACCCACGTGCGCTAAAGTTGCCACTGGCAAAGAAAAGGGTGAGTGATTAATCACACACTCGGACTCGTCTCCGGGACACCCTCTGaccctcactctcacccaGCCGCATCTTGTAAACTGACACTGGCGGTTATTCAGATCGCAAACCGATCGACCCGCCTCCCATTCTTGAACTCGTTATCAACACGAGAAACTTTGACCGCAGCTTCTACGGTAATCCTCAGCACTGCCTTGTCGGTACGTTTTCCTCCAAGTCCTTCCAGATGCCTCACGACACGTGCGCTGActttattcttttttttcccctttttcCTTCCAGACCCTTCCTGGTTTCTATACGCGTCATTGATCAACGCACAAGAAGACAGCAGGCAAGACCCCGAGATGACCAGGAAAGCGCTGGTCGGCTCCACGTGTTCATCACTACAAAAGTACAAGGACCCCGATCACCAGGACGCAGGCTACTTTGTGTTTGGAGACCTTTCGGTTCGTTTTGAAGGATGCTACAAGCTGCAGTTCTATCTGTACAAAATGCACGGAACCGAGATGGTTATGTGCGCCTCGGCCACTACCGAGGCGTTCCAAGTTCACACGCAAAGGACGTTCCCAGGCATGGCCGAGTCAACGTTCCTCACGCGCTACCTCAGCGAGCAGGGATGTCGACTACGTCTTCGGAAAGATTCCCGCATGGCCTCGAACAGGAAGCGCCAGCTCACGTACGGAATAGAGGCAGAACACGCCCGTTCTTTCGCCCCCGGCCCGTCATTGAAGCGCCGCCGTGGAAATGATGGGTTGGCTGCGACAGTCGACAACGACGGTCTCGAGACACAGGAACAGGTACAGGCACAGACACAGGCACAGGCAAtagtgggaggaggaggagcacaTCTTCAACCACAGACGGAGCCGCAGGCAGAGGTCGAATGGTGGCGCACATGGGAGCCCGTGGTCTGAAAACCAggcaaggaaaagagagatgaaagagagagagatggaagTTGGagcatgggggggggggtgcgTATAGATATGGGGTGTCGGATGCAAATCCAGGGTACGTACCTACACTCTGAAGAGTGATGGAGGCTGCAGGTACCTGTCATGTTATGCCACCATgagtactctgtacctacctacatagTATACCtagccaaaaaaaaaaaccagtTCCCAGCACTGGCTTATTGCAGTGTAATCTGTAATTGTCATCTTAAGCATTTTTTACGCACTGGCTCGGCTAACCCCGAGCATCCCTACCTGTACACAAGCAGCAGGGCCAGGCAATCAACGTGAGCAGGGTGAGCAGGGTGGGCTACACTACACGAACACACGTAAGTTCTTTGTAAGTCAAAGCGAGCATCCGTGCGCCGTGCTTGTCGTCTGTTGTTGTCTCGAcgtacctaaggtacctaggtagggaCGGATACGTTGGCGGGTGTGGCTCATCTGACAGCTGTCACTGATCCCGGCTCTGGGCTTTGACCTCTGCCATGGTAtgtctcccctctccctaGACGCTCCTCTCCTCTacctccccccccatccaCAACGAATGGACACGGCGTTCTTGCCTTACAGCGAGTGGcactctgtactctgtacttgCGCTGCGCAAAACATTGCAATGTTTCCTGCTCTGTCCAAGGCAGAGCAGGCACGGCAAGACAGGGTGTCACAGTCCGGAAGGAGCCGTACGGGGCCATACGGAGCACATGCCCGCTCTTTCCAGGTTCGTACTGGCGTCCCTACCTCTGTTACTCCGTACGAGGGGGGGTCCCTTTGTTGCTCTGCTCTTTCCTTTCCTACCTACCTGAGGTATCTATCTACTTTAGGCAGGGAGAGTGCCCCTACCTATCAGCAGGGTCTCGGCTCCTTTCTCCCCTTTCCCTGCTTGAACTTGAAGAATACCTAATCGGGCATCAAGAGGCAAGTGCAGGCAGAAAGAGTCATTGAGGTGTTGGGAGTTTTGTCGACGACAGCAGGAGActtttcctctcccccaCCCTCTCTTTTTCCCACGCTGCCTACCACCTAAGCTtccttacctaggtacgtTACCTGCATACCTGGCTACATCAGAGAGAGGTAGGTATTGGTATAGGGTTTCAGTTTAAACATGACACAGGCAAGTGGGAGATGTCGCTCGATAACGTCCTCGTGCCGTGTTCTTGCGTGGGCAGCGCAGCAGCTTCAACCGAGAAAGGTACGTACTCCCAATGCTGTGGGGTCCTCCCTGCCGTTTGGCCGGTTCCGTTGGTTCATTCTCCCGCCGTTCGGTCTGTGTTGCTCCTTCCCACACCCACCACGCCCTGCCCGCCCATCCCCCCGAGTGTCGAGGCACTCATGTACCCATGTATCCATGTGCCTCCTTTCCTTCACCCGCATCCCGTCCCGTGCCAGGTCACACATTGCATGTCTTGACTCTCTCTCCAACACAATCCCATTCATTCACTTATTCAAAGGAGCACAATTGCATTCATTCCTCGACGCGGCATCGGCTTCACCCTCCTCTTTCAACCCTCTTCCCGCCAGCCCTCCACCTCATCCCGCCGGCTTCCTCCTGTTCGACCTCGCTCCATCAGATCAGCCCAGTCAGTCTCCGCCCTCCGCCCGCCCCGATTCACCTCGAGTCCTCGACCGGCTCCTCATTTACCTCGACGCTTCTTGCCGATTCATGCCCGTTTGGATCGCGGTTCGTCAAAGCGTACTTGCATGCTGCCACAGTCCAGCCGGAGAGCTGCTCGACAACGAATGTTGCTTGGACGCATACCGCGGCAATATCCGACTTGGTCCCTTTGGGCGATGGCCCCCGTGCTCATGACCGAGTGTGCGCCCGCTCTGGCCTTAGTCTTTGGTTGGCGGGGGTCTCGATTGGTTGCCATTTCGTCTCTCGTCATCATTAACGTTATTGCCATTGTCGACATGGCCAATTCGGCCCTCGCTGCAAAGATTTAGACTTCTAGGGCTCTCTCTGGCTGTTCCGTCTTCTGGACGTCTGCCTCATGGGCGCCACCAACGGCTACCTCCCGGATCGGCGGATGACGcatggcggtggcggagaTTCCGCCTCCTTGGCACGGGAGTACGGGAGAACTGACTGTCACCCTCTATCATGACCTGTTCTTGGCTACCGCCCTCAGCATCAACGCCGGACAGTAAAAGTCGACCGCCAGGCGGAAACATAATCACACGACGACGGGACTCCCCCAATCTTTTCAGCAGTCACTCGGGCCCGATATGCACCCCTTCAAACAACCGCCGCAAGGCTGTGCCGTCTCGAAGAACTCCTGAATGGGCATGCCCACTAAGAGGCCCTGTAAATGGCCCCCCCATCCTGATCAGGGTTGCGCCGCACCAAAGTccgagggggaggaggaggagaatcTATCTCTGGCTGCTGCACGACCGACAGGTCTGCTACGGCCTCCAAAGCCAGCATTGTGTGAGCTAACGTTTCGCCTTTCTCAAATCCCACCCTTGCTATCTAGGCCGGGTCGCCTTCCGGAAGAAGGGCCGTTGCACACAACTCTAAACCATTTCGACTCCTCGAGGCTGTCTCCGGACCCTCCCCCTGCATGCATGGCTATCTTTCTCCACCGTTGGTGGGATGGTATGGCATCATCCCCCGGATTTCCCACCTGCTCCTGTTTATGCAACACCTTGTCGACAACTTCATCGCCATTCTTTCTGGAATAATGCGAAACGCCCCTGCAGCGATTCAAGGACCTCCAAGACCAGACTCCCTGCTAACGCAGACCATGCCCAGTGGAGACGCAGAACGAGCTGGTTGGCCTAGACCTACCTATCCTCCTCGGCCAAAAGTTCCCGTTAAGGCTTCTTCGGCGCTGGAGTACGGGTACCTGCGTTGAAGATGATTGGAGATGAAGCATGGCCTGGGAGTACTCTTCGTCTTGACAtgaggcggaggagaagccgaCCAGCAACGATCAAGTGGGTATGACACCATATTGGCATCCATGTGAGTCTGACGCCTCTGTTCTCTCCACAACGACGTCAAAAATAGGAACAGTGCGGCCGCTGCTGTGTCTTGTTTGCGGCCTTTGGTCTGCTCGGGGCGTTTTCTGGAATTTAGCTCCCTGAGATGCTCCTTTCAGCGCCCCACTCATGAAGAGTAGAGGGATGGATGTCGCAAAGCCGTTTGTCGAACTGGTCATACTGCGGCCGGTCATAACATACACGGCATTAATGCGGGAAATGGTCAGCTTCATGGCCGTCCATCATGCATTTTTGACAGCCACGACGACACGACGACATGACGACACGACGACACGACGAAGATGCACCTTTGTAAAAAAGAACACCCCACAGGCTTATCTCAGCCCGCCCACAACCCACCCAACCCGCTGTGACTTTCCCTTCCAACGGGCGGCTGCACCGAAGTGGACATTGTGCCAGAGTCATATCCGAGTGACGACTCGGCATGCGTTAGCCTCCGGCTGCCGAGAATTCGAACTTGACTGTTCGCGGCctgtccctctctccttctaGCCACTTGGCTGTGTGTGCTGAGGGTATCCGGCGCCGGTCCCCGCGATGCCACCGAATTCCAACCCGAGTCGAACTTGCTGCCCTGCGAACACCGTTGGAGCATGCATGACTGGCTGTGGAGAAGAATGGCCGAGACAGCCAGACGCTGAACCTGCCAATCCCTGACGGCTGTTCCAATCAAGCTCACTTCCTCTCCTTGCCATTTGGGATCCAGAGTAAGCGGATAGCCACCAACATTGTTTACAAGAGTCGAGTGCCCAACGACTCCGCACCATTACGGAGAAGTGTGAACAACGGAATTTTGAGGTGAGTCAAGATTTCAATAGCCCCAACCTTATTCGGACGACTCTGCGCTATGGGGTAAAGGCTACGAAGTCCATGTAAACAAAGGACATCGCAAACCCGTCTACTATCCATCAAACAGACCACATACAATAGCGAGTGGTGGTTCGTTTGCGCGAGGCAAGGCTTCCCTGGCAAACTCAATCTCGTTTCGAGGGTTTCCGCCTAGGCGATTCGACGTTTGGTCCCTACAGGCTGACACCTTGTGGGCAGGTTACGGACCCAT
This window contains:
- a CDS encoding Putative velvet factor, which codes for MIQHRIPSSAFSHGSRASSRYCGDFSFNPQPDYYLAPRSEPEMSYLYAPPHGSPFTMQQQQQQQQQLSSPPPQQQQQQQQQQRQQQQQQQQRQQQRQQIQSQQQSQQHFQTPRSGISLAVTQGPTCAKVATGKEKDRKPIDPPPILELVINTRNFDRSFYGNPQHCLVDPSWFLYASLINAQEDSRQDPEMTRKALVGSTCSSLQKYKDPDHQDAGYFVFGDLSVRFEGCYKLQFYLYKMHGTEMVMCASATTEAFQVHTQRTFPGMAESTFLTRYLSEQGCRLRLRKDSRMASNRKRQLTYGIEAEHARSFAPGPSLKRRRGNDGLAATVDNDGLETQEQVQAQTQAQAIVGGGGAHLQPQTEPQAEVEWWRTWEPVV